attttatataggtaacaGTTTAAATGAAACTACAACACAAGCTCAACAGGATCTTGATAAGTTGTTCGAATGGTTtcagttcaatttattaaccatcaatatttctaaaacaagttatattatattcaagacaaaaaataaaacaatcccCCCCCATAACTctctaaaaattaatgatacaTTTATTGAACAGAAAGCTCACGAGAAATATCTTGGCCTTAGACTTGATAATCATTTAAGATGGgataaacaaatttcatacataaaaaataagttagctTCACTTACAGGGTCACTCCGTAGTATAAATGAATGTGTTCCTAGAAAACTCaagtacaatatatacaaCTCGCTCGTAAAGTcccatttgttatatttaatagaaatatggGGTACTGCCGCCAAGACCGGATTACAAGAACTACAAAGAGCCcaaaacaaagtaataaaagcACTATTCTGCTATCCCTACTCAACATCCACCAcaaagatttttaaagaaacaaaattaatgaacattCAACAACTTTATCGTTATAATACTTGCATTCTAATTAGGaagatactaaataaaaacatgcacACTAGTTTATCGTTTACCCAAAAATCACAACTTACTAAACGCAAATTACGTAGACCAAGTTTACTTGTATTACCAAAGATACGTACCAAGTTGGCGAAAAAAAGCATCACTTTTGAAGGAGCACTCTTGTACAACAAATTACcctctaatataaaaaacgcGGAGTCCTTTCAATGTTTCAAATCACAGCTACacgattatattattcaaatataactgTTGCTATTTAtcctgaataaattaaatgtatgtcGTTGATAAAtacttgtataataataaacctacATTGACATAAGGgaataataagattttctgTACCTTTTGTTTGCCCATTGTCTAAAATGTTAATGCGGTGACTGCATCCtagtttagtttaagtattgttAATTCTGTTCTCATGTAAGTGGATTTAATGTAATctttttatgagaataaattctttaaacctaAACCTAACCTAATCATTATATGCCGTTGCGGGTGCGATGGCTTTCAAtgaattgatattaataaaattaattgatatagTAAATATCTAGCCAAATTCAAAGCTTTTATGCAAACGtttgacttttatttatatttgtctcAAAAAGCTAGaattactggcatttcggaacgacatTTTTTGGTTGTCCATTTTCAAAGTCGATTCATCTTCCAGGGTCCTCCTTTAGCAATGGTACAAGAGCTCGTGCCTCTAGGGTCCCTACTGGAATATTTAGTGAGGAACCCGGACAAGATATCGGTGGGGTATGAGCTGCGGCTGTGGGCGTGCCAGGTGGCATGCGGCATGCGGTATCTGGAGAGGAGGAGATTCGTGCACAGGGACCTGGCTGCCAGGAACATACTGCTGGCTACCaggtatttttctttttttatgtttggcTCGCTTACTGGCTGAACACAAAGTTATGCcttatataaaaagataaaacaagTTGTCAACCTTTTTGGAGCCTTCTTTCTGTTttgaacataataaaaaaatgtgtaactATAAAATGCAGCATAtcacttataaataaacatttctgtAATCTATTTAGATGCgctataaaattgtttttatgttgttttacTTTGACTTTAGCTGCAGAATGTATTTGTTAACTTAATGCTAATTATATGCCAGTTTAACTATGAGACACTTAAAACGAATTcgggtgaaataattttttcatggaataattaatattaatccaACCATTATTATGGTTGGATTGAGCGTCGGAAAAAACGGCTTAGAAGCAGTTGGGAAGACCTTTGCGTAGCAGAGAGACGggatagatttaaaaaaatggaatattcataaatatatctaaacctATAAAACCTGCTGAAAAGTTATCAACTATGCAGGCATCAAGTGAAAATCAGTGACTTCGGTTTGTCCCGCGCGCTGTCGGCGGACAGCTCGTACTACAaggcgcggcgcggcggcaAGTGGCCCATCAAGTGGTACGCGCCGGAGTCCTACAACTACGGCACCTTCAGCCACGCCTCCGACGTCTGGAGCTACGGCGTCACGCTGTGGGAGATGTTCTCCTTCGGCCGCCAGCCCTACGGCGACATGAGGGGCATTGAGGTACGTACTCGCCTCTCTAGCTTCGCTGCCGTGGAAATATCGGGgaaataacctaaaatataacatgGGTGCtggtttacattttattctattcCGTGTTTGAAACACTGGCcgtgaaatggaaaaaatctgtccgatttttttttcagattttgcGTTATTGAGTAGgaaatcaaacattttcacaCATATCCAACTTTCACATTTGTTTTACGTATTAATAGCATATAAGAGTTTAAAAgaattagtataaatataatttatctaggATTTGATtcggattttcatgcaaaacgacactttatttttaatgaatattccagcgttaatcaatttaatttttccagGCAATACAACTAGTAGAAAGCGGGAAGCGTCTAGAAAGGCCATCGGAATGTCCGGAGGAGATCTACCAAGTGATGCTGGACTGCTGGGCCTACTGCCCCGACCAGCGGCCCAGCTTCCGGCAGCTGGTGGACGTGTTCTCGCGCCACCCGGACTACGTCAACATCAGCCAGCTGGCCATGGGGAACGACGACGATGACGTCATTGTCTAAAATGAGAATCCCGCCCGTTTGCACCGACGCAACTTCCACAGCTTTCCTTACCAGTCTCTTGAGAAACTTCACTAAAAGTTAGTTTCTATGGGATAGAAACAATATCACCTGATAGAAAATAGAAGTTGCTTCGATCCTATAgaaagcaataaattaaaaatgcctATCGATCAGTTTTgaataacatttcaaaattgtgatatcatgttaaattaaatagacaGCAGCGCCCTTACTGGACGTCATTGTGAGTGAGTATTGACACttgattatttctttaaatttttcttacatTCGTTTGTTCTGTTACTTGCCATTTAACTATCTTTTTCTATTCATACTTTCTCTGACGAATGGTGACGTCTGATTAAATATGCTGCTTGATACCGGCAATTAATATAGTGTTGAGAGAAAAGTGGATATCGATGATTTGGACTCTGATGTTTACCAAACGTTAGTTTAGtattattcattttgtaaattttgtcgaactatcaataatttagttaataGTATAAATCGTCAGTTCCGCAAACTCTCAAGCGATCAACAACGAAGACATTATGtaagtgtaaataaacttGACAATGATTTGCACAAGTTTTTTAAATCAGCAATGTCACtcagtaattataatattactaagtCATAGCTAAAGACTAGTGTTTGTGAAATTcaaattagtataattttattgatgaaggacttatattatacattaggaagatatttacaaagttttatattcTAGGCTTCATTTCTTGAAAATCTAGTAATCCGACTAGATTAACTAGATagattttgcattttatttcacaaaaactaTGTACAAatcataaatacattatttgtagATATGGAAATGTTTAAGACATATAATAATACGCGTATTGTCCGTTCTTTCCGTATTTTATTCTACATATAGTAGattatttacagaaattaaGCTGTTACTAGTAACCGCCTAAAACAAAAGGAATTGAATATATTGgagtaagaaaaatataatttcgttttaaaaaatataatgaaatctataatgtaataatttacaaataagatTTAGCCTAAAAATTGGTTTTGAAGTAATCTTATAGATTTATAGGCAGCTAGCGTTTGGAactcttatatattatattgtggGTAGATCTTCGGAAACTGTGTAATGTGAATGCCTATTTGTACTGCCGTCTATGACAGACgtgcaaatattttacatacgaGCTTTATAAGTAGTATTTGATAAGGAAAGTATATTTGCCAGACGTGCCTACTTTATTCAACTATATGaacataattgtaaataatgttgtttttatgtttttgttaaaatattgggaaaaatactaaaattttcatatgtaACTATTTTACTTCTAATTTACgacgattattttatttttctacatgtgttttgcaaaatttggaatgaaaaatattctgtaCATTCCATTTTAAATAGTAGAAATATAAGACGATTTCCTATTACACTAAAGTAGCCAAATTCGACACATTTCATCCATCGCGGATTCCGATGTTTTTACATCAGCGAAAATTCCTGCACACAAATaggtagtaataaaaataaatttagatctGTTTCCCATAGAAAAATTCAAAGGTGCCACTGGACTGGGCTCACCCATTTCTGGGTAACctattaaaaatgtgtaatattcctaacaatgtaaatattcagatgtattttatgttatttttatttatgtattttatgttgatAGTAAtcaaagcttttattttttaggagAAATTAATGTGAAGTTTTAAGTCAAtgctttttgtaattaaatgtcGAAATGCCATTTATATGCCATAGTAGAGGATTTTCATATCAAACCGTAATGATTGCCATGAGGTTGTGTTATATAATGTACAAAAAGCTATATAGTTACCcgatttatatgtttattatttagagaatttatattaaattctgtATGAGTCTGATTTAgcttatatgttttataatgtgacagatcttatttttaattaagaaaatgtgataaatggtatttataaataaataacaaattacgTTGAAGAAGTTTCTCTTGGTTTTTTAACAACTTTTCATGAAGCCTGCTACACCCACCATAAAATGCAATATTGACTCAGCTTAGGCTGAAACGAACTCTGATAGCATCGAAGAGTCGAGATAGACTCAActttacaaacatatatatgaaCCCTGAATCTTTTAGCACCCCTTATTTAACAGTCATGTAAAATCACTGTCACTTTAAATGTCACAAccacagaaaaatattcaatttaattattttattaatagaattttaaagaataaattcACTATATCACAAACTGTAACACTTAAATTTGTATCTATGTACACTTTAGTCCTCAGTCATTGTTGTACACATTTTCACTGTGACCTCAAAAAGTCAAACCgactttttacatataaacacTGATCAATTGCATTTTCATAATGTTAAATACAGTTAAATGTTGATCCGGCACTCGTGATAGGGCGGCGGCGGGGTCTCGCCCCGGTGCAGTCGGACCGCGTCGGGCTGCAgcggcgccgcgcgcgcggccGGCAGACCGTACGCCGGGAACCCGTCCGGCAGCGACAACTCCCGCCGCAACGTCGGCGGAGTCTCCAAGTCAGGATTCAACACACTACTCCACAGCAAATTCGACTCCTCAGACCGATGTATTCTCCTTCTCTGCCTCCTCGTTTCGGGCCTTGTACAATCCAACTGCCCACATTTACAGAACTTCCTCAGCCAAATATACGTCCCGACGACTCCTATCGCCAATCCCAGCTCCAACCCTATTATAAACGATTGAAACGCAGAGAAGTCTTCGTCGAACTTCTGGAATGGAGTCTGCGACTGTTTGGGGTGTTCTAGAACCGGATTAACCGTAGTTTCCGTTATGTTCCATATGTCATTAACGTCCACGTCTTCCTTTTCGACCACCGCGGAAACCATTTTCTCCAACATTATTGgcaatttctttttacattgcTTAGTGTACACGATGTTATGAGATGTGATCCATGCCTCAACGGCAATAAAATCTGGAGTACATTTTATGTTGTcatttctaaattcaaatctgTTTAGTTTTCTCAGTGGTCGCAGGGTTTCAAGAGACACGGatgttatgtaattttcaCTCAAATCCAGTCTTTTCAAGTTGGGCAGTCGATTGAATAATCTGTCTGGAAGAGCCTTGATACGGCATCCGTTTAAGTTCAGTGTCTGAAATGTgagattaaatttatattaataacaaaagcTAAAAGAAATCAATACCAGAGAATGGCttatatcattaaattattatatttcatgttgtgcagtaatttaaattttattgcacaacatAATCATAAATCTAattcgataaatatttaaaaacacaacAATATTAGCTTgtggtaaaaatattaaaatgtcttATATTTCAAAGAAAGAACAGCTGCACCCTTATTGCATGCATGAAAGAATGTTGTAGATAAAAATCAACTTTAATAAGATcgctataggtatatatttttaaactgtaaaacaaaagaaaaagtataaGATAAAGAACTTGCCCACCTGCAACTGTTGATGCATAATGATCggttcatttttaatatcttcgAATATATTTCCCGACAGATCCAGACTGTCCAGCAGAGGAGTATCCCAGAAGAGATCAGAGGGGATGTACCGCAGTCTATTGTTGCTTAGGTCCAAGTGGACTAAGTCTTCTAAGCCAGCGAACGCGTGCAAGCCGATCCAAAATATCAGGTTGTAGGAAAGATCTAGTACTTGCAGTGACATGTAGCCGATTTCCTgtcgatttattttaatcagtgGCGTAATGTCCAAATAATAAGCAAGCATTTTAATGATACCTCACATGAAAACAGAATACTCCTTTTTAgagcagttttttttattcaaaaatacattttcccTTTTAACTCTTGTTAGTCTAACTTGAAAATGTAATACCAAAACTTGGTCAAGGCACAGCATATATTTCAAGGTAACTGTAAATCAGTGTCTTGTGTATTGTGGTCATGCAAGACTTTGAGACATTCAAAAGGAACTTACTTTGAAACAATAGTTGTCCAGCTCCGTAATGGCATTGTGGCTGAGAACATACACTTGAACAGCTTTCGGCACTCCCATTTCCACACTGATAATATTTTGGTCCACACACGTCGCACGATTCAACCCATTTTCCAAATCACAGTCGCACTGTTTCGGGCACAGTTCCGCAGAAACACAAgccaaaatatacaataacaaaCAGTATTTTACCGCCATTTCTTATAATTTCGCACAATAGCTTGGCGCAATATTTGCACTTGCATTGTTGAGCAAAAACTTATCTGACTCACAGTTTTCTATAAAATGGAGCATTGAATGATAATGCTCGACTTGATATGGACACAATCACTAGGCACAAGCGACAAGAAAAGTTGATTTCTACTTGGCTCTTATTACAATGTCATAAGGTTTACAATCAAACGCTTTTGTCAGGCGACTTTCCTCGTTGACTGTACAGGTGATAAGATAAcaagtatttgttttatgcTGAACCAAAATAGTCTCTATCTCTCTATACCTGCTATGAAAGATAATGATTTGGTTACATTATTGTGATAGagttatcatgattatatTGCTGACTGGGTAACCTACTCTAAAATCTTAAGTAGTGAAATAATacagcataaaatatataaaatcattatctaatacttaagtataatacaaaattcaattcattatttacaatcacatttaaatataatacactATGACAAAAGACTTTAAAAGATCACATAACGATTCTAATAATAAAGGTGGGATTACacatactttataaaatactcaGAGATTCACTTATTCCGTTATAGATTTTAAAGAGATCCTAAAGTTCTGCTGCAGTCGAGCCGTAACATCTCTTCATTGTGTAGTCGATGCCCATCAAAGCATTTCTCATGTCGTGTACCGACGAACTGATTGATTCAAACGTGCTTGCAAGTCGATTGACTGCTAGGGCCTGGAAAAATATACAGatgtacaattaaaaaaataataacaataaaaacctaatcaaaataataatatatacagattacaaaataaaataagtaaatgatTTTTGTGGAAATAGAtgtttaacccccgacgacagaagAAGGGGGTTAAACATGTCCGTGTATCTGTATGGTTGTCCGTGGCGTcatagcagccaaacggctgaacagattttgatctagtttttttatttgaaagataatttaatcgagagtgttctttgctatgtttggaaaatgtacgttcagccgtttggaaatCATAGactcttttctagcagatgagaTGATGCCAGCAAATGTGGtgtctataaaatgttttactcagaacaattttttttgcttgTTACTGTGTCATGTTAATTTTGTGAACCaacacttaaaaataattagttactACACAAAGTAGTCACAAATAGGGCCTTGCTTGCTATGAAAAAGAGGCCGACCCAGAACAAGGTAGTCGACGATTTAGTTGCAAAACACATAAGAATTGGAGGAGTTACGCAACGGACAGGGATGGATGGCGAAACAGAGGGGAGGCCTTTACCCAGCAGTTGGACAccatagattaataaaaaataagtaaaaccTTACTTGGACATGTGCTGCGTCTGCGAGTCGTCCCAGAGCTTTGGAATTATCAAGTGACGCCTGCGCCACCTGCGACATGGCAGTTGCCTGTTGACCCATGACATCCACctataaacacaaaacaaatcataattattacagaaattcctccattaatatatataggtattatataataactttgttagattctccatttcacacttGGGTAAAATCTACCTACATACTAGTGGCCTTCACTCTCAGGGAAGTTGATTATACTCAAAGGAGTTTATGATAGAAGTCCTAATCTATAGTTTAACAACTATCAACTTGCCTTTATGACTCTCCAAATTTC
This DNA window, taken from Plodia interpunctella isolate USDA-ARS_2022_Savannah chromosome 2, ilPloInte3.2, whole genome shotgun sequence, encodes the following:
- the LOC128675262 gene encoding vasorin, which translates into the protein MAVKYCLLLYILACVSAELCPKQCDCDLENGLNRATCVDQNIISVEMGVPKAVQVYVLSHNAITELDNYCFKEIGYMSLQVLDLSYNLIFWIGLHAFAGLEDLVHLDLSNNRLRYIPSDLFWDTPLLDSLDLSGNIFEDIKNEPIIMHQQLQTLNLNGCRIKALPDRLFNRLPNLKRLDLSENYITSVSLETLRPLRKLNRFEFRNDNIKCTPDFIAVEAWITSHNIVYTKQCKKKLPIMLEKMVSAVVEKEDVDVNDIWNITETTVNPVLEHPKQSQTPFQKFDEDFSAFQSFIIGLELGLAIGVVGTYIWLRKFCKCGQLDCTRPETRRQRRRIHRSEESNLLWSSVLNPDLETPPTLRRELSLPDGFPAYGLPAARAAPLQPDAVRLHRGETPPPPYHECRINI